In one Oscillospiraceae bacterium genomic region, the following are encoded:
- the nusG gene encoding transcription termination/antitermination protein NusG yields the protein MADIAKWYVAHTYSGYENTVAASIEKAVENRNMRDLIHEVSIPMETVTEITDNGPKTVERKVFPGYVLVKMVMTDETWHLVRNVRGVTGFVGSGNKAIPLTEEEIASLGVEKREVVVGYEVGDNVKITDGALESFLGTVEEIDLDRSKVRVVVSMFGRETPVELELDQIEPVGQ from the coding sequence ATGGCTGATATTGCAAAATGGTATGTGGCGCATACCTACTCCGGCTATGAAAACACCGTTGCCGCCTCCATTGAGAAGGCGGTGGAGAACCGCAACATGCGGGATCTGATCCACGAGGTCAGCATCCCCATGGAGACCGTCACCGAGATTACCGACAACGGCCCCAAGACCGTGGAGCGCAAGGTCTTCCCCGGCTACGTGCTGGTGAAGATGGTGATGACCGACGAGACCTGGCACCTGGTGCGCAACGTCCGCGGCGTCACGGGCTTCGTGGGCTCGGGCAACAAGGCCATCCCCCTCACCGAGGAGGAGATCGCCTCCCTGGGCGTTGAGAAGCGCGAGGTGGTCGTCGGCTACGAGGTGGGCGACAACGTCAAAATCACCGACGGCGCGCTGGAGTCCTTCCTGGGCACCGTCGAGGAGATCGACCTGGACCGCAGCAAGGTCCGGGTGGTGGTCTCCATGTTCGGCCGCGAGACCCCCGTCGAGCTGGAGCTCGACCAGATCGAGCCGGTCGGACAGTAA
- the yrrK gene encoding putative pre-16S rRNA nuclease encodes MRIMAIDYGDARTGIAVSDATGLLAGYTTVIHSRKPEFVAGEIARLAGEHGVQELVMGFPRNMDGTEGPRAELYRAFAGQVEQAAGLKPVLWDERRTTVEAHAILHGAGKKMKDHKKNVDAVAATLILEGYLTFKRVQGDRA; translated from the coding sequence TTGCGAATTATGGCAATTGACTACGGCGACGCCCGGACGGGCATCGCCGTCTCCGACGCCACCGGGCTGCTGGCGGGGTATACCACCGTCATCCACAGCCGGAAGCCGGAGTTTGTGGCGGGGGAGATCGCCCGCCTGGCGGGGGAGCACGGGGTGCAGGAGCTGGTGATGGGCTTCCCCCGCAACATGGACGGCACCGAGGGACCCCGGGCGGAGCTCTACCGGGCCTTCGCCGGGCAGGTGGAGCAGGCGGCCGGGCTGAAGCCGGTGCTATGGGACGAGCGGCGCACCACGGTGGAGGCCCACGCCATCCTCCACGGCGCGGGGAAGAAAATGAAGGACCACAAAAAGAACGTGGACGCGGTGGCGGCTACCTTAATCCTGGAGGGGTACCTCACCTTCAAGCGGGTGCAGGGGGATAGAGCATAG
- the rpmG gene encoding 50S ribosomal protein L33, producing the protein MAKTGSRVKITLRCSECKQRNYNTMKNKKNDPDRLEMNKYCPFCRKHTVHNETK; encoded by the coding sequence ATGGCAAAGACCGGTTCCCGTGTGAAGATCACTCTGCGCTGCTCCGAGTGCAAGCAGAGGAACTACAACACCATGAAGAACAAGAAGAATGACCCCGACCGTCTGGAGATGAACAAGTACTGCCCCTTCTGCAGAAAGCACACGGTCCACAATGAGACCAAGTAA
- a CDS encoding tRNA threonylcarbamoyladenosine dehydratase, which translates to MEDQFLRTQMLLGPAAMERLRRSHVAVFGLGGVGSWAAEALARSGVGELTLVDCDEVGLTNLNRQLQAVHSTLGLRKTGAMAARLLDVNPDCVLHPVDAKYEAGRREEFFAPRYDYIIDAIDLVSCKLDLIETALSRGVPIVSSLGTGNKLDPTLFRFSDLSATEGCPLARVVRKELRQRGIVHHRVLWSPEEPRKPAPGEAPPPGRRSVPGSVAWVPPCAGLMLAGDVVRALTGV; encoded by the coding sequence ATGGAAGATCAATTTTTACGCACGCAGATGCTGCTGGGCCCCGCCGCCATGGAGCGGCTGCGCCGCAGCCACGTGGCCGTTTTCGGCCTGGGCGGCGTGGGGAGCTGGGCGGCCGAGGCCCTGGCCCGCTCCGGCGTGGGGGAGCTGACCCTGGTGGACTGCGACGAGGTGGGCCTGACCAACCTCAACCGCCAGCTCCAGGCCGTCCACTCCACCCTGGGCCTGCGCAAGACCGGCGCAATGGCCGCGCGGCTTTTGGACGTAAACCCGGACTGCGTACTCCACCCCGTGGACGCAAAGTACGAGGCAGGGCGGCGGGAGGAATTCTTCGCCCCCCGCTACGACTATATCATCGACGCCATCGACCTGGTCTCCTGCAAGCTGGACCTCATTGAGACCGCCCTCAGCCGGGGCGTGCCCATCGTGTCCTCCCTGGGCACCGGGAACAAGCTGGACCCCACCCTCTTCCGTTTCTCCGACCTCTCCGCCACCGAGGGCTGCCCCCTGGCCCGGGTGGTGCGCAAGGAGCTGCGCCAGCGGGGGATCGTCCACCACCGGGTGCTCTGGTCCCCGGAGGAGCCCCGCAAGCCCGCCCCCGGCGAGGCCCCGCCCCCCGGCCGGCGCAGCGTGCCCGGCAGCGTGGCCTGGGTGCCCCCCTGCGCCGGGCTCATGCTGGCCGGGGACGTGGTCCGCGCCCTCACCGGCGTATAG
- the rplA gene encoding 50S ribosomal protein L1 encodes MFRGKKYQESAKQIDKAALYDTTEAMELVVKTAPAKFDETVELHVKLGVDSRHADQQVRGAIVLPHGTGRTQRVLVFAKGDKAEAAKEAGADFVGEMDLVQKIQQENWFDYDVVVASPDMMGVVGRLGKVLGPKGLMPSPKAGTVTPDVAKAVKEIKAGKVEYRLDKTNIIHCPIGKVSFGAEKLSENFSALMGAIIKAKPSAAKGQYVRSCVCASTMGPGVKINAAKLI; translated from the coding sequence ATGTTTAGAGGCAAGAAATATCAGGAGAGCGCCAAGCAGATCGACAAGGCCGCTCTGTACGATACCACCGAGGCTATGGAGCTGGTCGTGAAGACCGCCCCCGCCAAGTTCGACGAGACCGTCGAGCTGCACGTGAAGCTGGGCGTCGACTCCCGGCACGCCGACCAGCAGGTCCGCGGCGCCATCGTCCTGCCCCACGGCACCGGCCGCACCCAGCGGGTGCTGGTCTTCGCCAAGGGCGACAAGGCCGAGGCCGCCAAGGAGGCGGGCGCCGACTTCGTGGGCGAGATGGACCTCGTCCAGAAGATCCAGCAAGAGAACTGGTTCGACTACGACGTGGTCGTGGCTTCCCCCGACATGATGGGCGTCGTGGGCCGTCTGGGTAAGGTCCTGGGCCCCAAGGGCCTGATGCCCTCCCCCAAGGCCGGCACCGTCACCCCCGACGTGGCCAAAGCCGTCAAGGAGATCAAGGCCGGTAAGGTCGAGTACCGCCTGGACAAGACCAACATCATCCACTGCCCCATCGGCAAGGTGTCCTTCGGCGCCGAGAAGCTCTCCGAGAACTTCAGCGCCCTCATGGGCGCCATCATCAAGGCCAAGCCTTCCGCCGCCAAGGGCCAGTACGTCCGCAGCTGCGTGTGCGCCTCCACCATGGGCCCCGGCGTGAAGATCAACGCCGCGAAGCTCATCTAA
- the rplK gene encoding 50S ribosomal protein L11: MAQKITGYVKLQIPAGKATPAPPVGPALGQHGVNIAAFTKEFNERTKNDAGLIIPVVITVYADRSFSFITKTPPAAVLIKKACNIESGSGVPNKTKVATISKEDVRKIAETKMPDLNAASIEAAMSMIAGTARSMGIVVGE; encoded by the coding sequence ATGGCACAGAAAATTACTGGTTACGTCAAACTGCAGATTCCTGCCGGAAAGGCCACCCCGGCTCCCCCCGTGGGCCCGGCCCTCGGCCAGCACGGCGTGAACATCGCCGCTTTTACCAAGGAGTTCAACGAGCGCACCAAGAACGACGCAGGCCTGATCATCCCCGTGGTGATCACCGTCTACGCCGACCGCTCCTTCAGCTTCATCACCAAGACTCCCCCCGCCGCCGTCCTCATTAAGAAGGCCTGCAACATCGAGTCCGGCTCCGGCGTGCCCAACAAGACCAAGGTTGCCACCATCAGCAAAGAGGATGTGCGCAAAATCGCCGAGACCAAGATGCCCGACCTGAACGCGGCCAGCATCGAGGCGGCCATGAGCATGATCGCCGGCACTGCCCGTTCCATGGGCATTGTCGTCGGCGAGTAA